From a single Oncorhynchus masou masou isolate Uvic2021 unplaced genomic scaffold, UVic_Omas_1.1 unplaced_scaffold_582, whole genome shotgun sequence genomic region:
- the cebpg gene encoding CCAAT/enhancer-binding protein gamma, whose amino-acid sequence MSKRSQQTINTEQNRGTVSVIQGQASGAPTTSRPPGGSLQLVPQLVPATPARGGGGGKAKMKKTSGDKDSDEYRQRRERNNLAVKKSRMRSKQKAQDTQQRVNELKEENERLEAKIKLLSKELSVLKDLFLEHAHNLADNVQAPGAEAASPAHNNNNNNGACNNNNNSQ is encoded by the coding sequence ATGAGCAAGAGGTCGCAGCAGACGATAAACACGGAGCAGAACAGGGGGACTGTTAGTGTGATCCAGGGCCAGGCTAGTGGAGCACCAACAACATCAAGACCACCAGGAGGAAGCTTACAGCTGGTACCCCAGCTAGTCCCTGCGACCCcagccagaggaggaggaggaggcaaggCCAAGATGAAGAAGACTTCGGGGGACAAGGACAGTGACGAGTACCGTCAACGGCGGGAACGGAACAACCTGGCGGTGAAGAAGAGCAGGATGAGATCCAAGCAGAAGGCCCAGGACACGCAGCAACGCGTCAACGAGCTGAAAGAGGAGAACGAGAGGCTGGAGGCGAAGATCAAGCTGCTCAGCaaagagctgtctgtcctcaagGACCTCTTCCTGGAACACGCCCACAACCTGGCCGACAACGTCCAAGCGCCTGGCGCGGAGGCGGCCAGCCCcgcccacaacaacaacaacaacaatggggcgtgtaacaacaacaacaatagccAGTGA